Sequence from the Primulina huaijiensis isolate GDHJ02 unplaced genomic scaffold, ASM1229523v2 scaffold37775, whole genome shotgun sequence genome:
CCTTACTGTTGCATCCGTCCTTAGAGTTCACTGAAtcacattaaatttttttccaataCAGTAGTTTATGTATTGAGAGTTTTTTTGCTGGGTTCAGCATAAACACAGTATACTACATGGCACCTTTTGCAACAATGATCTTGGCCGTACCAGCTATGCTACTAGAAGGACCGGGAGTTGTGGAATGGATTCATACATCTCCGTCGCTTTTCTCGTCCCTCGTCATCATTTTCGGGTCTGGAGTGCTAGCATTTTGTCTCAACTTCTCAATTTTTTACGTAATTCACTCCACAACTGCTGTGACCTTCAATGTTGCCGGAAATCTTAAGGTACGAGCCTCTAATTCTTGAGATTTACTGGatctatttttatatgttaatattcCATTTGTTTCTAGTGCTTACAAGTTTAAATTCTTTGAAGTATGAGGAGCGGGACAACGAATTTCTATCTAATATTTTCCAAGTTTCCATAACCGCCAATGTGTATTGAAGTTCATGGGATATGATCTGGCAAGATTATGATCCTATAATGGTATTTGAATTTAAATCttgtttctttgtttcatctCAAGGTAGCAGTTGCAGTTACGTGCTCATGGCTGATCTTCCGGAACCCAATTTCCGCAATGAACGCAGTTGGATGTGCTATAACACTCTTGGGATGTACCTTCTATGGGTACATTAGGCACATGCTTTCACAAACACCTGGAACCCCTCGTACACCTAGAACGCCTCGGACTCCAAGAGCTATAACAGAGTTGATTCCATTAGTCAATGAGAAATTAGATGATAAAGTTTGAGTCGAGCTCGAGTTATGCTCCGCAGGAAATGATGGGTATAGTTTTTGTAGAAAGGAAAAAAGTTTAAGTACAGTTTGAATCAAAATCTGGGtagattcattttttttctcgGCTTATCTTCGTTAGCTTTCTTTTTATTCTTATATCGTTTAATTGCGAGATTTCGGTATGTCTGTTAAAACTCCTCG
This genomic interval carries:
- the LOC140968778 gene encoding UDP-galactose transporter 1-like isoform X2; its protein translation is MDLSGAYLVIKVLKLKPLILVDPEDRWRRIFPMSFIFCINIVLGNVSLRYIPVSFMQTIKSFTPATTVILQWLIWKKYFDWRIWASLIPIVGGILVTSVTELSFNMLGFFAALFGCLATSTKTILAESLLHGYKFDSINTVYYMAPFATMILAVPAMLLEGPGVVEWIHTSPSLFSSLVIIFGSGVLAFCLNFSIFYVIHSTTAVTFNVAGNLKVAVAVTCSWLIFRNPISAMNAVGCAITLLGCTFYGYIRHMLSQTPGTPRTPRTPRTPRAITELIPLVNEKLDDKV